The following is a genomic window from Antechinus flavipes isolate AdamAnt ecotype Samford, QLD, Australia chromosome 3, AdamAnt_v2, whole genome shotgun sequence.
AATTGACTTCTGGGCCTGTTCCCCGCCCCCCGCAAAACGAACCGATTGGGCCAAAGTCTTTGATCTGGTTCTGAACGGGGGTAGTGGGGGTGAGGAGATACCTTTTCTGATCACCGCCGGCTGGTACCCTTGGTTCCGGCCCCTCGCAGCCAGCTCGGGCCAGTGAGGCCCGGATTCAGATATGCAGTGACCTGTTTTCTCTGGCTTAGCTAAGGCAGTCCTTAGAAGTCACCTAATtgcaaccccctcattttagaaGGAAACAGGAAATGAATTTGCCCAAGAGCACACAGGTGGTGAGAGGGAGGGCCAGCTCTTGAACCTGGATCCTGACTCCCAATTCATCTTTCTTTCCACTATCCCACTAGACCTATGAGCCCATAATTCATATTTCATAAAGATTCATActttttttattaagaaatagGGGTTCTCTGCTACTTAATATGGGGATGACTTCAgatatctcttttcctttctgtgacttaatttccccatctgcaaaatgaagaatttggagtAGGCAAAGTCCTCCTTGGTTTTAGATCCTATTACTTAAAAGGGTAGCATATCAGGAAGAGCACCAGAGTCAGAGAATCAGGCTTTGAGTTCCTATTCCTACCACATAactgtaactttgggcaaataactctgggcctcagtttcctcatttgtaaaaatgatggCATACTGGAAGAGCTCATGTATTCCAGTTCTAAGTCCATTTATTAGCCCATTTGTTAACTCAAAGCCAGAGTTCCACCCAAGTgttccaagatcccttccagctctaaatcctaaaGTGCAGTGGAAGTTGATAGAAAGAAATTTAGGCTTAATGTCTGGCAAAACTTCCAAAGGATTAAAGCTATTTCGAATTTGAACAGATTATCTCTTCAGATAAAGAATTCTTTATTAAAACTGGATGTCTTCAAGTAGAGATTGAAAAAAATGCCTGAGGAGACACTTTGATTAGGTGTGGATTGGATTTTATAGCTCTTGAGCATCAATCTGACGGTGGAGCTGTGCTGAAGAGCTATGATTTGGACTAGCCTCTGAACTTCCAGCTCAGATTCTGTGATTATAACTACCAAAGTTCAGGAGAAAAGAATATGTCGGTAGAGACTTCTCATTTCCTCATCCCATTCCTCTACCCAACCCAgagtatccatccatccatccatccattcatccatgcATTCTCTCCCCGCCTAAGCTGCAGCCCTCAGGAGGAGTTGCAGCGCTGTGTGTAATCTTGGATAGAGGCCTGGAAATACTCCGTAGTGTTGAGGTCTGGGCGGCAGAGGATGACATAGCACTTGGGGAGGAAGTAGCCGCTGAAAACACCGCTGAGGCTGCTCATGATGACCAACGCGTTGATGGCTGGCAGGTATTTACCCTGGTAGACACTGAAAGTGGTAACCAGGCCGATCCAGGAAATAAAGTAGAGGAGCAGGCTGAAGGTGATGCATTTGGCCTCGTTGTAGTTCTCGGGCAGATCCTTGCCCAGATAGCTCCAGGTGAAACAGCTGATGGAGAGCAGCCAGGTGTAGAGAATGCTCAGCATATAGCCCGGAGAGCCAGCCCTGGAACACTCCAGCACCACCAGCTCGGGGAACCTGTTATATTCCTTGGTGGGCCAGGGGGTCCAGGCCACCAGCCACGTGATACATATGAGCAGCTGGATAGTCGAACTTGTCGCCACAAAGATGCCGGGTCCATGGTTCTGCACCCAGGAATGATAGAGGGTGGGCTTCTTGGCTGACAACTTGAAGATGAAGACCAGCTGGAAGGAGCGAATGGTTAAGCAAGATAGGAAAACGGCAAAGCCCAGAGCAAAGAGAGATTGCTGTAGCAGGCAGGTGAGTGCTGTGGGCTCCCCAAGGAAGCAGTAGGGGCTGCAGCCGGCACCTGCCAAGGAGCCCAGCATGAGGAAGCACATCCTGCCCCCCGCCGATCTCACCACAGGAGTGTCCAGGTGCCAGGCAAACAGGCTGGCCACCCCTGCCAACAGGAGGAGCAGCAGGGTGTTAGCCCCCATGAGCACCAAGGAGACTGGATGGTGCCAGGGAAGGAACTCAACGGTGCGGTTGAAGCAGGTCTGGCTGCCCTCCGGGGACCATTCATCTTTCTGACATGGCTGGCAAGTGTACTgatctggaaggaaggaaaagaatcctGAGCAGAGACCCCATCATCAAAGCCAAAGACAGCAGGAAAGTTTACATGGAAGGCCTGAGGCCTGGGAGATCCAAGGCCTGCCTCATACCCTGAGGGTTTCCTGTGGAATAGTTTTGGCAGCCAGCAGCTGGGGGTTTAGCTCTCAAGGCTTCCATTATTCAACTTCTATTACTGgctgtgtgcaaagcactgggCAGATTAGGGGAGAAACGGTAGAAATGGGGTTCTATGCTTGGAATTGTCTCAGCGGGCTCCCAGAGGAGATGAAAGCTCTCGCATGTCCCTTTCTATGACCTTCATAgggccacacacacacatatcctagAGACCCTTCTACAGTACTTGGGCTATCTGCTGTCCTTGCTACTGAGCTCAGTTATTTTGTGGGCTCCAGTGTatcccccttttttcctctgaatGGCCAAATTCATTTTTACTACTTCAAAAAGgaagatgattttctttttcctctccaatATTTTCATTAATCGTACCTTTCTGACTTAGGATTCAGTAGTTTCTCTATGTCTGAGTATGtaagaacagaaaggaatatgcaGCAAGAATATTCTGAGAGAAATATACGAAACTCCAACCTAAAACTGGGCACTTTAATCACCAAGATTGCCAGTATATGgtacacagttaataaatgcttgttgattgattgatcttgaCTATGGTCTACTATATAAATTCTCTTTGAATAGTGTAGATCTGCCAAGATTTTGTCTACTGGGAGGATTCTATTTGTTTCTTGGCAGAGGACAAAAATCTGCCTTTTGCAGGGTAGGTCAGAGAGTACATAACTATGGCCTCCTCAGGGGGTATGTTTCTAGAAGTAGGGCCTTTATgaaggaatgggaaaggaaaccaattttaaTGAAGTGGGAATGAGATAGAAGCTATAGCTACACACTGAGCCTCTGTTCTACCTTTTCTGATGAGAATAACTGCTTTGCAAACTACATAAATGTCTGTGGTTATTTTAGGTGACATAAAAGCCTGCTAAGATTTGGCTGTGTTGGTTTCTGGGACTGGGGACAGAACTGTGAGGAAGCAGGCAGGCTTCGGGAAGGCGGACACTCACCACTTTGGTTGAGGAAGGTCCCAGCTGTGCAGAGTATACATTCAAAGCAGCAGTGGTGCAGTCCCACTATCCTCCGGGCCGCTCCTGCTTGACACTCCTCAGAGCACACTGATCGAGGCACCTGGATCCAACCAGAGACATCCCACGTTCAGCCTGGAGGAGGCCACAGCCAAAggatgggggtgggaaggagggaccTTAAAAGGCTCAGGAAGCCAGGCCACAGGGACAGATGTTAGAGCCTCAACGTTCCTGGATAATTCCCTTTCGATTTTCCCAGCAGAGGTAGAGAAGAGTTGTGTCCTCCAACCCCTCACGATCTGGCATGCTGAGAATTTGTAAGTATAGTTCCCTTCCTGACACCCTCCTCCCCCCAGTCACCCTTAAATTCTGGATAGTGACTGCTTTATCAGAGAGTGGACTGGCCACCGGCTGTCCCATTGTGATTTCCAAAGGGGCTCGTTACCTGGTTTTTTTCTTGGTGCCAGAGGATTTTAGTCCCATCTATTTCCAAGCGATCTGGGTACCATGTGGAAGCTCCAATGACTTTGAAGGTCCAATTAGGGCCATTCCAGTCCCATGTAATAATATCATAGCCACTGACCGGATCTCCATATTTATTGAAGGACACAGTATTTCCGTGCAGTATGAAATTCACCTTCTTGATCTCCTCCAGCAGCTGCAATATATAGCAACTATATGTCCCAACCACAGACTGTACAGAGCTTCCCTTAAATACCTGATCTgaacaaaatcaaagaattcaAGATAAGAGCTGTCTAAAATGAGGGGAAACAGGGCAGCTGGTGGTGGGGTGGgaggtagtggatagagcactccCTGGAGTtgggaggatctgggttcaaatgtgacttcagatgcttactagccttgtggccctggacaagtccctaCATCCGACTGCCTCCTTGAGTCCAGGTGCTTTACCCTTCCTAGTGAGCCGGGTTAGGTATAGGGGGCTCCCCTGTTCAGGCTTTTACCCCTGAATTTCACTTTCAGGCAGCCAGGGACATGACAGagaggaggagaatgagaagCTGGGGGGAGAAAGAATTTTCCTAAGGGGATTTGCCTTTGAGTCCCTGAATGATGGGAGAATGAATTTCCAGAACAGTGCTTTGTGGAGGCAAAGCTCTCACCTGCCAAGGATAGATCCTGCCTGTGGCACAGACCCCTGAAGGGCAGCCCAGGAGCTGGTGTAGCCCGCGGGCCACGGCATACACGGCAGTGTAGACGCTGTAGGCTGCATTCATAGAAGAGGAGCTCAGCTCAGAGGTGATATCTGCTGTGAAAGGCAGGTGCTGATTGCAGATGTGATGGTCCCCATTCTGGGCAGGCTCAGCTGCTGACTCTGAGGCCTTCTTGGCCCGGATGTAAGCCTCTTCAAACGCTGTCAAGCCGAGGATCTGCCGCTGCCGGATTGCGACGCCAATCACCGTCCCAATCCTTGAAACGCCGGGCACCTGGGTGATGTAAGTGGAGATGGACCAGGCTTCCGTGCCCAGCCACACTTTGTTGGTCACGTTCCGTAGCACCACGGCCTTAAAGAAGACGTGGGCCAGCCCTTTGTCGCAGAAGACCACCACCACCGTCGTGCCTGAGTTGGTGATGGAGAGCATCATATCCTGCATCACGCCGTCATCAGGTTGGGCTGAAATGGGCACAAAATCCTTATAGGCGATGCAGATTTTCTGTTCGGTGGTCAAGTCCTCCAGCAACTGCAGCCCAAGCCAGCCATAGTCATTATCGCTGCCGATCGCCGAGATCCAGGACCACCCGAACTCCTTCAGCAGCATCACTATCGTGTGAACTTGGTGCTTGTCACTCGGGATGGTGCGCAGGAAGGAGGGGTACTTCCACTTGTCGCTGAACATCATGCTGGTCGCTCCGTAGCTGATCTGTGGGGTGCAGGCCAGTCCGTCAAGGACCAAAGATTAAGCTCTGCGCTAGCTTCCGGGTGCACCGAGACAGAAGTAAAACCTCTCAGATTTACCTTTGAGGTGGAGACTGGGAGGCTTTACatgtggacacacacacacacacgtgtatacaAAACAGAACTATAAGAagtttggggaagggagaaatcaGGGAAGGCTGGAAGGCCTCCGAACAGAGGCACAgaggagggagatggagaagTAGAAGGTTGATTTAATTGTACGGCTGGGTAGATGAAGGGCAGCATTATATAATAGATCTGGAAAAGTAAGTTGAACTGGCTGCAAAGGATTTAAAATGCCAAGCAGAGGAGTTAACATTTGAGCCAAAGGGTAATCAGAAAAAGTGGTAGCTGGAGCATCGGCCTGAGaggaagactttagtttaaatcctacctcagacctGTGAGCAGTGTGACCCTAAGCCAGTCATTTACCTCTGTGTGCTTTCAGTCCCTTTTTTGTAAAGTGAGACTGACCTCTAAGATCTCCTCTGCTTCTAAATCCGTGATTCATGACCTTCTGAGGTCTATGTTCAGCTCTCTGCTCTAGAAATATCCCTGTAGTGGTTATATTTAGAAAGGGCTGGGCTGGGGAGAGATTTGagccagagagaaaaaagaacaagtttGTGGAGTGATTCAGGCCCGCACTAACATGAGTGAGGAGACAGAAGGGAGCATGTGGGACAGTGAAGGCTGTGTGCATTTATGAAGTGCTGGCTATATAACTTATGGCACAGTGCTAAGTATGGGGAGATGACCAAACAGAGAGTCAGCCCCTGATCTGAGGGCATTCACAATTTAATCAAGAAGGCAACATGTTAAGAGTTATGTAGAAACAAGACAGAGACAGGATGAGTTGGAACTAATTGACAGAGAGAAGGCCCTAACattaaagagaataagaaaatccctcaaaacatcttcacagttaaaggttctgataaaggcttcatttccaaaatacatagagaactgactcaaatttataagaaataaagccattctccaattgataaatggtcaaaggatatgaacagacaattttcagaggatgaaattgaaactattaccactcatatgaaagagtgttccaaatcactattgatcagaggaatgcaaattaagacaactctgagataccactacacacctgtcagattggctaagatgacaggaaaaaataatgatgaatgttggaggggatgcgggaaaactgggacactgatgcactgttggtggaactgtgaacgaatccaaccattctggagagcaatctggaattatgcccaaaaagttatcaaactgtgcataccctttgatccagcagtgtttctattgggcttataccccaaagaaatactaaagaagggaaagggacctgtatatgccaaaatgtttgtagcagccctgtttgtagtggctaaaaactggaaattgaatggatgcccatcaattggagaatggctgggtaaattgtggtatatgaatgttatagaatattattgttctgtaagaaatgaccagcaggatgaatacagagaggactggagagacttacatgaactgatgctaagtgaaatgatcagaaccagaagatcactttacacttcgataacgatattgtatgaggatgtattctgatggaagtggatttctttgacaaagattcagtttcaattgataaatgatggacagaagcagctacacccaaagaaagaacactgggaaacgaatgtgaactatttgcatttttgtttttctttccgagttgtttttaccttctgaatccaattctccctgtgcaacaagagaactgctcagttctgcaaacatatattgtatctaggatatactgcaacatatctatcatatataggactgcttgccatctaggggagggggtggagggagggaggggaaaaatcagaacagaagcgagtgcaagggataatgttgtaaaaaaattaccctggcatggattctgtcaatataaagttattataaaataaaataaaatattaaaaaaaaaagaaaatccctctTGTAGATGATAGAGTTTTATCTGAGACTTGGAAGAAGCCAGAGAGGGATTGGAGATGGATAGGAGAGAGAGCATTTTAGGGAGAGATTGTCTTGTGGAAGGAACAACAAAGAGATCAGTGTCACTGGGTCCCAGAGTACAAAGGGTAAAAAGACTGGccagaagatgcccatcaattggagaatggctgaataaattgtgatatataaataatatggaatattattgttcagtaaggaatgaccagcaggatgatttcagaaaggcctggagagacttacacgaactgatgctgagtgaaatgagcaggaccaggagatcattatttacttcaacaacaatactatatgatgaccaattctgatggacgtgggtctcttcagcaataagatgaaccaaatcagttctaatggagcagtaatgaactgaaccagctacacccagagaaagaactctgggagatgactaagaaccattacatagaattcccaatccctatatttttgcccacctgcattttttatttccttcacaggctaattgcacaatatttcagagtccgattctttttgtacagcaaaataatagtttggtcatgtatacttattctgtatttaatttatactctaatatgtttaacatgtattggtcatcctgtcatctaggggaggggatgggggaaaggaggggaaaaattggaacaaaaggtttggcaattgtcaatgctgtaaaattacccatgcatataacttgtaaataaaaagctattagaattaaaaacaacaacaacaacaacaacaacaacaaaacaacaaaaaaagaagactggccaggttaagaactcttaaaaaaagggaaaagatggggATGAGTAGGAATACAATAAGTATTGTAGGTCTGGGCCAAGGAAAAAAACATAGAGAAACACTGAAGTTGGGATGGCAGTAGTctcaagagaattatgaaaactcAGAAGAGGGAGACATTTGGAAGAAAGATATTCAGAAGGAAAGGGTGATCACTAGTGTCAAATGTTGCAGAgtggtcaagaaggatgagaaccGAGGAAAAAATCCTTAGccttggcaattaagagatccaCTGGCAGCTTAGAAGAGAGTAGTTTGAGTTGTGAGGAGGTCAACCTTCAGGTCCCAAAGAGTATAGAAAAGAACGAGAGGAAGGAAATAGAGGGGATAAATGTAGGCACCTTTTTTGGAACAGTTTGGTcgagaaaaaggggagagagagaggacaatAAAGGAGACATTTTTGAAGATAGGGGAGACTTGGACAGTTTTGCAGGCaggagggaatgagaaaaaagtCTGGGAGGCAATTTACTAAAGAAGATGAAATGGATGGGATTTAGGAGGCATGAAGGAGGGTTAGCATGGTCAAAGAGAAAAGCCACTTATTTGACATTTGCCTGTAAAGGAGAGGATAGTTAATGGTATCAAGATGACATGAAATATAAAAGACAAAGAGGAAGTTTGTGTAAACCAGACAAAACCAAAAATCGCCAGTCACTGGCTAAATCCCCAAATGACCCCAAAATAGAGTGGTACACACTAATGGCCCCTATAAATCCTTAACTTAGGGTTGGCCTGGACAGAGATCCAAAAGGTTCCAGCTTACCTGGGGGACCAAGAATGTGCTCAGTAAGGATGCAGACACAGAGGTCAGCTCGGTGTTATCTGGCCCGATCACTGCCACCGCCTTGGGGTAATAGCTGAAGAAGTTTTCAGGAATTCTGATGCGATTGCTGCTCTGCTGAGAGAGAATGCTCAGTGTGGCGTACACATTCGCAGACTTTGAGCATGCATCGTAGAGCTCGTAGCCCAGGGTGATATTGGGAAGCAGAGAGCTGGAGTTGTTGATTTCCTCTATGGCATACCTCATGGCCTGGAAGAGGTGGTAGCCATGTTGATTGAAGCCATTGGACCTATTGGAAAAGCAGATTCAGAGAGAAAAGGTCATCGACAACCCAAGTACCCTCCAGGATGTCTCTTCCAATTACAGTGTGGTCTTGAACCTACAGAATGGAATATCTAACACTTGTATTTTACACTGAGGTTTGCAAGGTGCTGTATGagattatctcatctgattcagGTTTTCATGTTTCCTTGAAGGTTTGTGATATGGatatgctattatccccattttacaggtttTCTTACTTGAGGCTCAGGGAGGTCATGTAACTTGCCAGGAAGTGTCTGGGACAGGACTGGAACTTAGTTCTGACTCTAAGGTAAGTCTTCCATTCACAGCACCATCTGCTCTATAATCTTTGGCCTCTCAGCAACTGGCAATAGCAACTCCCTTATTGTGAGAGTGATTAGTCTATTGGAAGCAGAGGTTAGAGAGAAGGCTATAGGAGTCTGGAAGGCCTGATTCCAAGTCTCAGCTCTGACACATGGGATGGTGGGCAAGCCAATGAACCTCTCCTTGCTCTAGACATGTTCTAAAACTTAGTGGAAGAGAAAGTAAGttagtagaggaagtttcctcataTGGGAGATCCAAAGAGGAATGAGGTCACAAGTCTAGTCACTGCCTGTTATTCTGTTTCTATAAACTTGACTTTTACATCCCTTTGCAGAAAGGTGAATCTGGCCACGTGATGTCAGGAAAAGTTTTCACACTAGTCAGGGGTATGATGGGCTATTTTGGAAGTATAGTCCTTGTCAATGGAGGTCTTTAAGAAGAGAACATTTGTTTAGTAGCCTGGAGTGAGGTTCCTTTTTGGGTATAGTTTGGACTAATTGACTCCCGAGACCCTTCCCACTCTAAAATTCTGAGAGGAGGAcgaaaacaagcatttttaaagcacctagtgctaggcactgtgctaagccctttactctcacaacaaccctggcagGTAGGGGCAAtaatctccattttgcaaatgaggaacctgagacagATATTAAATAATCTGTCCAAGATCCTACTGAGACATCCTAGTGTCTGAACCGGCATTTGATTTCAGGCTTCTCTTGAGGAGTCTAATTGGGAAAGACAAAAGAGGTGGAGCCTAAAATTCAACAGAGATGCcagaacaaaataagaaaatgataaggGCAGAGGGAAAAGAGTAAAAGATAGATGAGGATGGGTGAGCATCCCAAGAAAGGATTCCCCCAGATTCCCAAAAACCTTTCTCAATGGAGATCTTGGCAATAGAGAATGGCGTAAAGGGAAGCTGGTTCAGATGAAGGTCCTAATCCAGCAAAACTCTAGAGACAAGGAATTAGCAAGTTAGCTTCCACCTGAGTAGATTGCACCATGGAAGCCATCAGTGCTTCTCAGTAGATGGCTTCCATGAGGTTGGGGTTCAAATGCCTCACTTACCTCTCACATAGAGTTACCTCAGGTTTGAGTCTGACTTCATCATAGACAGAGTGGATGGGGAACAGTCCTGCGATGATATGGTCACCAGGCATCTTGAAGTCGGAAAGGGcctttattttttgaaagctGAAGAGGCAGGAAATGAAAAGAGGCAGGGAGACAAAGTGAAATTTAAAAGGGATCATACTGTCCAGATGgagaatctctttttttccacttcagTGTCAGAGGTACTCCCTCTCTGGAAGCTCAGGACTACTGAATGAGGCAGAATCTGGAGCTCTCCCCTCATCCTCCTCAATTTTATGCTTTGGAAAGGGGCGGGTTTTGGATATGATACAAAACCCAACACCAGCAGCTAAAATGTTCGAGTTGGACTTCCTGGCTTGCGGTTCTGCACAGGAACCCAAGGGATGCTCTTGGGGCAAATGAGGGGATGAATAGTCCTTGCCTCAAACAGGTGGCCTCCATTGCTTCTCATTTGACAATTGTGGATTTTAGATCAGGAAGGGTGTGGTAGAGTTTTTGTTGTACCATACTTTTGCTAAACCCTAGGAGGCTGCATTAAAGGAAGCTATTTGTATAATTTAGTTGGGGGGGAGGTCTATCCTACTGTATATTGGCACTAGAGCAACTGATCCTTCCCTGACCAATTTCCCAAGGCAGGTCTTGATTGCTTTGTTCTGCACGTCTTTTTTGCACTTTGTTGGAAATAAGGGAAGGAGTTCGGGGAGACATCTTGGAGTGAGAAGGGCAGTATGTTATCATGGAGATGACAATGAacttggagaagggaagacttgGGGTCAAATGTCAAAGTCTCTTAAaaagtctttctctgtctcagttttttcatttgtaaaaatcaaGGGGTTGATTTTAGCCTTAAAGGTCCCTCACTCAGAGCTTTAAATCCATATTGTCTTCAGTCATTcccaactcttcttgacccatttggggttttcttggcagagatactggagtggttggccatttccttcttcagtttatttcacagatgaggaaactgaggcaaacaggatgaagtggcTTGGCCatagtcacacagcaaataaatgacttgaggctgaatttgaactgaagAAGCTTCCCGACTCCAGGGCTCATACCCTGTACACTATGGCGCCCCCTAGTCGCACAATTATATAAttctttgaattattgaattcctCAATCTGTGaactaattttttaatgttttcataactatttcaatataactagtttcttttgtatattctgtatattctattttatgcatttaaaagcctTATTCTAAGAGTCCACAGGCATTATCATTCagtcaaagggatccatgaccTCCTCAAATGAAGAATCCCTGCCTTCCCCTGTGTTACCCATCCATCACTTTGAATGCATGTTTGAGCACTTTTGGGGAAGCATCTGTGTTAAGTTTGTCTGATTTCAAGATCAGTGTATTATCCACTAAAGCATATGTCTGTCTTTGTataaattatctgtgcatgtgtcATAGTCCCTTACTCTACTGTAGGTTCCGTTATTTCTTACCTAATTTTTATTATCCTCAAATCCAAACTCAGTTCAACCTTGATTCAATGACTAAATCCTACCCATCAATTCTATCTGCAGAACACAggatctatttcttcttcttgacACCTCTTCTTCACTAGGAAGTCTTTGCAGCCTCCTTGACAAGCTGGGTGGGTCCCCTAAATGGTCTTTGGCTCCTTCGGGCCTCAGATATATTGATCTTAGATTGACTGGGAAGTCAGGAAAAGGTGTCAAATTTCCCACCCCACTTTCTACAAAGGAATTCTAGCATGGGGTAATGCTAGGGGAGCAGGGGAGTGGACTTTAGGACATAAAGCTTGATGAACTGGTAGCTGCTACCAAAATTTTTATGGAGACATTTGTTCTTGAAACTCTTTGAAACTCAAATTCTGTTTGTTCTGAGGTATTCAATACATGATGGGAAAACCAGAAGGGCAGAACTGTGCATAAAAGCTCAGATTTATGTagtacttcccccccccccctcc
Proteins encoded in this region:
- the TAS1R1 gene encoding taste receptor type 1 member 1 yields the protein MPRPPAPAAPFPWRLSRELAGLLPPPRPRTSWERKRRDPRAPSRGPLAQCRPSLRSPPSPPEGVYHLAVAPAPEPPKEESGGLPGRRAWKTGTDPVFAAPPLAGALPESSLGLLGGPDQGSQRKLGLSEQGRTLTTQVPEAGAPTCADPQPAHPTPLPKTASGWSFQKHSGANPATSSALTLDKKGICFQKIKALSDFKMPGDHIIAGLFPIHSVYDEVRLKPEVTLCERSNGFNQHGYHLFQAMRYAIEEINNSSSLLPNITLGYELYDACSKSANVYATLSILSQQSSNRIRIPENFFSYYPKAVAVIGPDNTELTSVSASLLSTFLVPQISYGATSMMFSDKWKYPSFLRTIPSDKHQVHTIVMLLKEFGWSWISAIGSDNDYGWLGLQLLEDLTTEQKICIAYKDFVPISAQPDDGVMQDMMLSITNSGTTVVVVFCDKGLAHVFFKAVVLRNVTNKVWLGTEAWSISTYITQVPGVSRIGTVIGVAIRQRQILGLTAFEEAYIRAKKASESAAEPAQNGDHHICNQHLPFTADITSELSSSSMNAAYSVYTAVYAVARGLHQLLGCPSGVCATGRIYPWQLLEEIKKVNFILHGNTVSFNKYGDPVSGYDIITWDWNGPNWTFKVIGASTWYPDRLEIDGTKILWHQEKNQVPRSVCSEECQAGAARRIVGLHHCCFECILCTAGTFLNQSDQYTCQPCQKDEWSPEGSQTCFNRTVEFLPWHHPVSLVLMGANTLLLLLLAGVASLFAWHLDTPVVRSAGGRMCFLMLGSLAGAGCSPYCFLGEPTALTCLLQQSLFALGFAVFLSCLTIRSFQLVFIFKLSAKKPTLYHSWVQNHGPGIFVATSSTIQLLICITWLVAWTPWPTKEYNRFPELVVLECSRAGSPGYMLSILYTWLLSISCFTWSYLGKDLPENYNEAKCITFSLLLYFISWIGLVTTFSVYQGKYLPAINALVIMSSLSGVFSGYFLPKCYVILCRPDLNTTEYFQASIQDYTQRCNSS